Within Catharus ustulatus isolate bCatUst1 chromosome 5, bCatUst1.pri.v2, whole genome shotgun sequence, the genomic segment GGTTCATACAGATCTTTCCCAGTGTCGGGGTGTGGCATCCCTGCCGGATCTCGTCCTACAATGTAGAAGTTAGCTCCTGCAACCATCCGTGATCTGCAGTGCCACTGAACCTacagcagagacaggaaaaacaattaacagaagaaaatgctcCAAAACTGCAGCTCTCAAAATGGGCATGCACTGTGTAATGAGTGTAATCAGATGCGACTTTTACTATGGAGCCACAACATAATAAAGAACCAGTTAAGTTTATCACCATCAAACTCACAGCTAAAACATACTATTCCCTTTTATCTGCACAGTAGGCACCCAGAAAATTACTTCAGCACTATCTACACattcagaatgaaaaacaaCCCATGTTCAGCATTTTCAACTTGTACATGTGGCAAGGATGTTGTTCAAAGCAGAACTAACACTTTGTCTGTGTAAACATTAAAACCCAAAGGACACATAAACTAGGTACACAATGCACATGAATGCTTGTAATAGATTTACTTTCCTAAGCAGGTgaatttattgcattttgaTACAGCTTTGCCTTACagaactgtttcttttcttccaaggCACTTATCAGGAatgttaaaaacacaaaaaatgctAAACTGATATTTATTACACTTGTCCATTAGGATTTTTACAGACTGGAAGGACCCACCCAACCTGTAGATAACCATATTACCAGCTGCTTGTTCTTCTGTAAAGCACTTGTGCTGTAGAAACTTAAACAATTGTTTTtaaacaacaatttttaaagaaagaaactcTTTTATTACTTGAACAAACATTACTGCCAGGCTGTACTCTGAGGTCACTGAAAATGTCATATAGGTAAGGAGAAAAGTTTTATCCTGTTCAGAATAAGGAATGTGGATTTTGTTCCTCCTACACATACAAGAATGAGGTAGAAGATTTCTGTTAATTCTCACAGAAGACCTATGGAGAACAGTAGAAGATTCCCCACATTAACTCAGTCACATGCCTCAGCTAGATCTGGACTGCAGTTTTTTCTCTGGACTGAAAAGCACTGAAAGCTCTGTTTGACCAGTCAACTGGTCAGCAGAAAATAAGTGGCATCTGCCTAATTTAAATTCACTAGCAAGATCTCCTGTCTATCAAAAAAGCTACCCTGGAGTCAACCTCGGAGCCTGGTCATAACtcaaaaaattaaaggaaaaaaaaaggatcggaaaaaaaaaggaacggaaaaagaaaggaacggggaaaaaaaaggaacagaatgAGATGGAGAATCAATATCCCCTCAAGGAATTGTCCTCAACTGAGAACATTTATTCTTTCTGCTGCCTCCCATAAACCACTAGGGACTCCTCCTAAATAAAGTGTTGCCAAAGAATTATTTCACACAAAAGCCTTGAAACAATTCTCTCTGAATTTacatttgccaaaaaaaaaaaaaagactgctttTTTCTTAATACCCCTCCGACATACAAACTTTTTGCTTAACAATCATAAAACTTAAGTATTTTAACATTCAGGATAATCACTTGGCATCAAATATCACAGTTCCTTCTGAAAAAGACTGTAAAACTAAGGAGGAAGGATTAAATTATTATCATATCCTTGGAACtgtaaagaaaggaaattataaaCCCAGTATTTTCTCCCACCATTTCCTGCAAAATCCTCCAATATagaattttcttcagaagaGAATGTTTTGGTTGGTGACAGAGACTTGATAATCTGCATTCTCAAGGAAAATTAgtctcctctttccctccatTAAAACAACACAACACACAAACATCAGACATAGCGCAAAATATTTTAGTGCACTATCAAAAgggttttgttttacttcaaACTTTTGATATATTTACCTCAGTTGGTCCTGCATACATCATGGGGGAAGGGAATATAGCTACCACTGTTGTTTCTGGATTCAGGAttccctcctccagcactgcgGCGTGCTGCTTCATGCGCCACATAAGAGGAACATCATCCTCCTTTGTCCAGCCTCCAAGGGGGTGCAAGAGCAGAACTGGGCGCCGGTAGCCACGTTCCAGAAGTTGCTTATGAGTATCTTGCATTAAAAGAGCATGCCCATTGTGCACTGGGTTGCGTAACTGGAATGCAAAGACAGCATCTGTGCAGTAAAAAAACAAGACAAGATATAAAGGAAGCAAGTTGTTTTATCAGGAGTTGTACAGCCACAGAAAAATCTTCAGTACATGCTTTCTTTTGAACTCCATTAAACAAGTATAAAAGCAGTGCTCACAGGTCATTAAAGAATTTTCAATTATTACAAAAATCGTTGTTCTTCATAAGCAAAactaataaaaaccaaacatacaaagaaaataatcagcTGCCTTAACTTCTGAATTTTCCGCAGAATTACTCTGGTTTCTCCAAGAGCTATAATCTTCTATTTGGATTTTTCACTTGCATAAGGGTACTATATTCTAAGAGGAAATCAAACTATGCTACCTATCTTAAAGGCTAAATCAACCATCAAGAGAACAAATGGACCTGTTTGGAACAAAACTAATAACATGTTCCTTACTAAGTCTCCTTCACCTTAGTTTAGTAGATTTTAAGCACGGTAAGAAGGAAAGCCAGACTAACTGCTATTCCAGAGTATTACAAACCCTTAAATGAGAAACCCtgccaaaaccagaatttctctCTCCTGCAAATTCAGATGTACTAAAGTACCCCACAAGATAGCAAAATCACTGTAACTGAGAGGTTTTTCAATATGGAACCAATGAAACCTTGAGAGCAGGATTTCTTCAGATTTCAAATGTGTGTTTGCTTAGGGGTTAGCCAAAAAACTGATTTCCCAGACCTACAGCTCCTGGACATACTGACCACACAGAACAACAACAGCAGCTCAGGACCAGTTGTGCTTAGCATTCTTGATGTTAATCTCTCTCCTCACATTTAAAAGCGCAGTTGCCTGCCAGTCACTGCCACAGTGAAAGCAGCATGTTTGTTCTCTGCTTTAAGACATTCCTCAGACTCTTACTTATCTGCCTAACACAACTACCTTGgtgaaaaaaactgttttatttcttgtgcaGAAAAGAAACTTGGCACCAGCCTACCTGCACTACTTTCAGAAGCCTTGTTCCCCAGAAGCAGCATGGAACAGACTTAAAAATAGCAGAGTATGAAAGCTCAGCATTCAACCATACCTCTGTAGTTTTCaccaaacataatttttaaatcacatcTTACCACATTTTAACATTATCTTTTCTTGCATTACTTATATGTCTACAGTGCATGGAAAGATAAAGTTCAGAACCTCAGGCATTACCAGCTTCTGTTATGTATTGAGGCAACGCAAAGCCTGAGATCATAAAAATTTTCACTATAAAAAGCAAAGAATGCCACCTAACAgagcatttaaaattttcatcctTGAAACAATGCCCCCCTCAGTGGTGGCAGCAGACATTTGGATAAACGtatgcaggaaaaaagaaagaaaaatcttactCACCGGCATTCATTTCCTTGAATTTCTGCCTTAGTTCAGCTGGAGTGAGACGGTATTGATCAAGTCCATCATTCCAATAAATACGATCAAGGACCTGTAGATCTCCACCCACAAGCCAGTTCCCTTGTTCCATAACCAtctaagaaaagaaagaaaagtccATGTCAGGATTAGTTATCAACTTCTCCTGAGTACCTAAAGCATTGCAGTGGGAACACATCTCTACCAAGGAATGCATTTCAGGTTGATTTTATTTATGGTCATAACTCAAgcatcaatttttttcctttttttaacacTAACTGGAGCACAGTCCAGTCATGTTATACCATGATGCAGGAGAGATGCATAAATCTTCAGTAGGTATGTGCCTTTCTTTCAAAATTGACGTAAtacacagaaatgcaaatagcACTGCATGACAAAGATAGATAGTGTCTGGAAAGCCTTGTCTATTACAATTTATTTAGCATACATTAGCATGTATTTTTATTagtacatattttaaaatttaataacaATATAGCAATACAATGAAGTTGCATGCTTTATAGTTATTGGTCAAAGCAAACGCTGTTGCAGTGTCACTCTGTAGTTTACAAGATTTTCATCAGGaataaagtaacaaaaaatCAATTCTTAACTActttaatttacaaataaaatcagaatcTTTGAAGTAGAACAGCTTTTGGATTTGTTTCATGGTAGCAGTTTACCCAAGTAACAGATGTTGGACAGCCACTACACTTCTTTTTATATCTTTAAGTATCACCTCACGCTTTATCAAAAATTATGGTAAGCTGCTTAACATACTCTACAAATAGCCATAGACATTActtcaaaatttttaatttctgataatgcattttcttttgaagatgaaatcacaaaaaacctccaagattCATACACATTTCTGATAACTTTTTTAGTCTTATGCAATTTAGAAATGAGAATAAATCAAAAAGCCAAGATGCAAAAATTAGGCATGAATCTTTCAATTTAGTTTTCCTTTGACCTGCTGGAATTAAATGATCCCACAGTAACCATTCCTTTCCTGAAGAAAATGACAGACTTTAACATCTTACCCAGGTGGAGGGAAGGTGTGATAATGATACAAAGATGAGAAAACTCCGCACTACAGAATCTCTCAGACgcccaaatatttctgaataattAAGAAGGGCTACCAAATTCATGTGCTGTCATGTCACTACTATACAGTCCAGTACAGGCATAAGAATACAAGCTCCTCACCTCCTACATAAGAAGTCATTAAAATTTTGTCTGCATGAGATTTTCTTAGAATGTATTAGATCTGTGTTAAGTTTTCAGTAAAGGGATAATCTTAAGTTCAACATCATAGAACACATCAAGGGCGTTGAAAATCTTCTAGTAGTCATACAAACACTTTTACAACATTTCAAAGGCTTCCCTTTTCAAGAGCAAGCTAATAATTTGAGAAATAAAGCATTATTTCTCTTTACCTAATTTTATGTCATACCTGTAAACAAAAATACCTCAGAGACAAATGaggaaataaacacattttggCTCTGCAGAGCTAAAATGCAACGTTCACATCAGCTTGCATAAGCCAACACAGCACTCTGATGAGCATGTTACAATTAGAACATTTCAGTACCACACACAAATAAGGCCAAGATAATAAAACATAACGAACACAATGGATGGGAAATTACTCCCCAGAGAGTTAAATTATGAACTCTCCAGGAAGAGGGCCTGTTTGAAAAACATCTAAAACAGGCAGGTCTCACGTGCACCACATGcaggcagaaaagaaattttctatCCTTCACAATGCATATATCCACTAATTAAGGAGCTTTGATGATCCATCTGGCAACACAGAGGGATGTGTTTCCTAGGCACACTGGAGGGCAAAGTTCCCTCTCCTGTAGCACAGATTCTACAGTACATTCTAAATGCATTTCATGTGTACATATTGACATTAGATTTTCACACTAAGTACAGACTATTCAACAGAtgcatagaaaaaaattacctttgtttctgctcagatattttaattaattttcaaagtaGTTTTTTTTGTCAAACTACATCAATCATAGGCATGCACTTCACTTAATTTGCAGCTCCACAACAGTACAGCAAATAAGACTAAATCTTCAACTTTTAAACATATACCTTGATGTAGGGATGTTCCTTGCATGTTGTTCCCCACTGTCTAGCGCAGCGTTCTTCTTTCCTGTGCTCGTAGAATTCAGGATTACGGAGAATAGCAACCCGGTGACCTTCATACACCAGGGCAATCGCTGTGCACCCATCGAGcctttctttgtcttcttgAGTAGCTGTTAGCACTATAGGCACTGACAGATTAATAACTCcccctgcagagggaaaaaaaaaagcgtCCTTTATCCTTAGTAACAGTCATCGATGTTGTTATGCAAATCTACCTAATTAACAAGTTACTTTTAAGGCTGTAAGTGTATTACATGACAGGTAGTTGAAACACTTACTTTAAAAGGGATTAAACAACTTTTAGAATTAACTCATGCCTCCATAAAATACATGTGCTATAAAATTGAGCAACCACTGAAGTTTGAAAAAGAGTGAACACAGTACTGAAAATAGCAAGTACTTAGAGCTGcacaaaaatattcaaactgCGAGGAGAATACATTTTGGGAAACTCAAATTAATATCTTTCTTAAGAATCTACATAGAAagtaaaaatacacaaatgacATTATAAAATAGACTATCTAAAATATCAGACAAGATTTCTACTGGAGTGGAAAAttagtaaaaaagaaattatattctcAGCAAACATACTTTCAGCccccaagggaaaaaacaacacaatAGGAGCAGACAAATGTACCCAAGTAGTTAACATACATAGTAacttcacgattataagacgcaccattttgactaaaattttggtccgaacctggaagtgcggcttgtaatccagagcggcttatatatgaacaatgttctgaaagttgccaacccggaagtgagaccccgcggcagccccaagccgagctggagcccggctggccccggcagaggcagcagggccagcagaggcaggcaggcagaggcGGTAGCGGCAGTGCAGGTGTTGGGTGGGGGTGAATGAGTTCAGCAGCCGCGCCGCCTGgtcggccccgagcggccccaccaagcggcagcgccgagctgggccactcAGCCCCATTgtcagccccgagcaggccaaGCCCACccggccctgagccgagccagtaaaccctgcaatcccacgattctgttactaattggcaactctgtcaaagttgcacatggatcctcactgcaaacaaaagtgcggcttacaatccggtgcagcttatatatggacaaagaatgaaatgttgctgatACCCCGGAAGggcggtttataatcaggtatggcttgtaatcgtgaaattactgtatttcaggaGGTGACTTTTGTTGTTTACTTAAAACCATATTCAGATTCAAGCATTTGCCTTTCAGAAAAAACTGCTCAGTCAGGCAAACATTTTGCATAGTTTGTTCAGTTGAAAGTTTACCAGCTACTTTACTTCTAAAATTAAGCCAATGtaactgaaattttaatgttATGTGTGGTCCTTATTTTTAGGGACCTACTTCACTGCCAGATGCTAAagtcctgtttttcttttctacaagAGTGAGATTTGAGAAGCCCATCAGAGTAAATATCGTAAGTCTTCTACAAAGGTTTGTGCTCTTATAAGTATATGCAAAACTTTTGGGTGGCCTCCAGGAAAAAAGTCATGGACCCTTTAAAGTTAATGGAAGTTAATGGAAGTTTTGGCATTTGCCAAGACTAAAATAAGGCTAATTTTGCTATTATTTAAGCAATACACTTTTCATTAGGAAATTAAACTTcttaggaaattaaaaattataaagctGGATGAAAAgtttaagagaaaaatagatCCTCCTTCTTTCATAATGCAAAATGTATAATGCATGCTGTGCATCTTCTCCCAAGTTCAGTTTTGGTGTCCAGAGTTATTTTCAAAGCAACTAGGTCATAAAACTGAATTTGGCAGCAACCACAGAAAGCAGTTTGACACCCCAAAATGGatcatagaaaaaaaacatttttgctttgtagACAAgtaaataaacatttcaaaGTATGAAGAGATGTCAGATCTGTTGATTATTTTGTCCATAACCAGTAATAAATAAGCAACATCTTCTACATTTTCCTTTGGCCACTGTACAAATAAGAAACTGAGGAAATGTATTGAAGCAAATCTCTTAAATCACAGATGAGCACAGTGTCAGGATGAGACTTTTCCAGACAACTTAATCTTTAAAGGAAGACTATCAACACATCTGCACTGATCTCCATAGCTTAGAAGTCAGTCAGTATGAACACTGCTTTTAAAGCCCAAAGGATGAGATGCATTGCAGGTAATAAACCATTTCCCTCTCTTCAGAATCAAAGCCCTGCAAAACGACCACTGCTGTAAGACTCAGAATTAGCATATCAAGAAGGAGGAAACTTTAAGGATGTTTTTTGCAATGTTGCCATTGCTGCAAGTAGCAAAGTAACTTTAAAGCAATCatacttttctgaaaaatttacaCATGTAAATCCCTAGATCTCTAAAAAGAAGTAGATctctaaaaagaagaaatcagtaAAAGGACATCTAAAGGAACATAATGATTTTATCCAAGCTAAGGACTAAAAACTGTTTCCATCAATAAGTTGCTATTTTTCATTACTCTCATTTTTTTGTAGCACAGACAAGATAcgcaaaacaacagcaaaagaaGTTCAAAAAATTGTTATATTGTTATATCTGAAACACTCACCTAAACAAAGTCTTAAATGCCTTATAAAAATCCTGATTTACAGAAAATTACAGAACAGAACAAGGACCTACAAGTTATTTTAGCAGCTCAATGTATTACATGTCATCTGCAGAGGACCTTTCACCTGGATGGATgcacaaaaggcaaaaatgaaatgagaacaAAACTAGTAACCCAAAATTATACTGCAAAGTAACAGGATGGCATTATGTTGTCTAGGATAGCACCTAGACAAAAGGGAGTTAAGAAATATAAGAAGGATGACAGATGTCTGTATCGCAGAATTGAGAGAAAAGTGACTTCTTTTTGTTCTGCTATTTGGTCTCTATCAAGACAAGAGTGATGCAAAAGGAAGCATGAATACAGGAAAAAGGCTGGAGTAAAACAGCCttcaaagaggaagaaatgaaaattgacAGAGGATCACAATCAAACTTCAAAATCTGATGATGTTATGACTTATTCAGTCTCTTAACAAAGTTCTTAGCCAACTAgcaatgcaaaataaaacttattCATTTAAATCCTCCCAGGAAAATTACTAAATCATAATAATTCAATTACATGTGACAATTTTTCATActcaaaatctgattttacaCTTGCAGCAGCCCTATCACTCAAGTCAGTTTGTTGTGCTTTCCTTCATTACTAATACAGAACAAATCTTTTGGTCACCGAGCTAAACAGCAATTAAATTGAAATTCCAAATTCTAAGATCTATTTCTTCAGAACAAATTAGAAGTGtgcattttagaaataaacattttccaaaaattaagatattcgaaaaaaattttgtaaaggcaaaaagacaaaatattcaaattctAATATGATGGTaggtataaaaagaaaaaaacagcacatCTAAAACTGCTTATTATAATATTCTATTCTCTTATCTCAGACTTCAAGCTGTGCACAAGCCTGATAATGTGCTACCGCACCAATACTAAGAAGcaaaacatcaaaaatattttagaagtatgatcagtttgtttggttttccaaATGGTGTATTTTACCCTACCATCAAGGAGACAGTCAAAGTGAAGGCACTGGAGgtattctctctctctcataaAGCCATTCAGGGGTGTTGCCCAACCTTCTGCTAGCACTTGTACCCACTGCATATCCACCTtgtaaagaaatgaagaaatagaGTTAGAGCAGATCAAAGTTGCTGCTTAATTACTGGTATCAGGTATTAATCATAATAGATCATGATTTAATTCTAAAATGCAGGACAGTACAAGTGGAAGATTTCTCAGTATTACAGTTTTTAATCACAAATAAGTTAAAATCTCTAcaagtaaagaaaaaggaacaatttGTTCCTCACTGTTCATATTTTTGGCTATTTTCCAGTCCTCACATGTGATCAAATttctatttgtttaaaaaaccaaaccaacaaacacacaacaacaaattttatttggaaatctTGATAAAGTTAACCTTAACAAAATGAGAGAATCCCACTTGCCTTTATCTGACAAAACAAGATAACAAAGatgctaaaaagaaaaaaataatagcaacaCAATTACCacaaaaaatatctgaattaCTGGTGTAAGTATTAAGAGGTCTAATCTTTaaacaaatgagaaatattttttttcataaactaCTGAGACAATCCAGAAGTAAAATTCTCACTGGATTAGTAGTTATTTTAGTATGACATATAAGTTTACAcagaatttccttccttccttagCACACAGTCACATTATGACTTAGTGTGTGGTCCCCATTATTTCTGCATGTGCATTACTAAGACTTGGTCATGTTTTTGACAAGGACAGGCATTGTAAACAAAGAAATCATAGACACTGTGCTTTCACTCCAcggaagaggggaaaaagtaTCTCAAGGTTATTCTGTAACCAGTACAGGTATTTCAACTACATCTACTTAGACTAAGCAACAGATCAGACCCTCCTTCAACTGCAGCAATGAGACACCTGAACACACAATACCTTATTTATTTCCAGGGTTAACAGAGACTCAGCATCAGTTTTGGCCAACTGTAGCTTGTTTTCTGGCACATAAAGCTCTTTCACCTCGTAAGAGGCATCCACTGGTACAATGTCCTGTATAAAAGGAATAAACAGAACTTAATGTTTTCTCAGAATGCCTCTTGGGCACTGAACACACATTAAGAAGTAAAATTATAATGTTGCACTACAGAGTAGTAAGAGTTTATTAATTATGCAATTATACTCATCtaaaacccagcactgctccaggatTATTATATATTGCTAGTTGCTCAAGCCAGCAGGCTGGCTAAACTGATACATTCTGACAAGAGACTTTTTTCTAAACCTTAAGTAATCCATATAACACAtacttattaaatatttaactacTGAATTaagtttttctgatttattaaCGCCTACAGTATCTACAGTAGAAAGATAGACTCTATGATTTTACACGTGCTTAAGAAGTAAAAAGATTTTGAGACTAAGCATTTTTGAATTTAAGTCATTCACTATACAAGATACATTAGAAATTGTAACATtaaggtaaaataaataaagttccTTCTCTACTGAAAATTAATACAGAAgtacaaattacagtaatttcatgattacaagccgcacctgattataagctgcacctccAGGTGTCGGTaacctttaggtctttgtccatatataaactgcacctgattataagccacactgtcatttgcagtgaggacccatgtgcaacaaagttgccaattagtaacagaatcgcaggatcgcagggtttactggctcggttggggctgggcgggctcggcccgctcggggctgccgatggggccgggtggcccagctcggcactgccactcggcagggccgctcggggccgggtGCCACTGCcaccgccgctgggctcgctcgccccagcctggcgctgccctgtggtggcaggcagggacggagcccgcccGCTCTCGTGGCGCAGCAGTCCtcgggccgcggggccagcaggagggagcaccACTCCCCTTccgctgccagcacagagcatgcCCCCACCCgctgcacaacagagtaaccaatttgtaacaatcgtgcaatctcaggttttactggcaggtgctcggctcggcaccctggctggcacttccgggtagggaaatttccaaacttttttcatatattggccactcctgaatgtaagccgcatttccaggttgggatcaaaattttagtcaaaaaggtgcggcttataatcgtaaaattactgtaaatgtacTTTCTACAACTAATGACATAAGACCAGTATTTTCACCTATATGCTAACTCTTAGTATATTTAAATGTGATGCCATCTGCGCATACATATGCAATGAACCAAAATCAAGCTCTATAACCAACAtatcaattttttattttaaaaaaaccaaaaaaagccagTGTTCTTCCATGTGTATTAAACAAGATATTCTCACTCCACAATGCTCAAGACGTAAGACCTTAAACTTGTTCAAAGAGATTGACACAAAgataaaaacataattaaaagaaGAGATGGTCATCATGATAAAAAGCTCGGCCTCGGAGCAGAGTATATACAGACCcataataacaataaataaattatctttaCTTTTCCAGCATATGCAGGCCAGAGTAAATAGGTATGCTTGTAGAAAACACAACGTTAGCTCAGGAATTTTAGGGCAATTATCAGACCTTAGGCACTACCTCCATGGAAAGTAAAACAAAGGCAGTagaatgagagagaaaatgacTATGGGAGTAACAAGATGCAATGAATCTCATTGGCTGTTGCATAATTCATATCCTCAAAGATACACCAAAAGAAGACAAATTAAACTAGCACTTAAAAATGGTGTTTTATAAGGAAAAGCTTCATCCATTATGTATCAGACATCATTTTGGAAGCAGATTTTATTACATTGTAAGTTTGGCAAAATCagccttttgttttctctgcctgagcagcagcattacagcccaggagagctgcagtaGTCTCCTGTCACAGCAACAAGCCCAGAATCAATTGAAGGTATTGCCTCCTGCAAGCAGCACTATAATGATGGAGTGCACATTACGCTGCTTCACAGATTTCCCTCTGGATCCTGGCTCATTACCAGGCTAGAATGTCCTAATTTTACAAACCATCAATAGCTTAAAATAAGCACGCCTATTAAAAAGATCTCTTCAAGTATTATCCTGGTTATAGTGCCCCACTAACAGGCAAAACAAAGGTCTCACAATGCAGTTTCTCTCAACAACCTACTTCATTATACAAATGTAAACAGCTTGAAGACAGTTTCAGCAACTGAGTCTGACATTTAGAGAACTTCTAGGATTGGTAAATCTAGACTCCCTTGCACACATGAAACTGGTACTTAAAACATCaacatagattaaaaaaaaccccaacaaaacagaaaaccagtAACAGAAGGAATCCATGCATCTTTAAATTGCATGAATTTTAGGAATCAGGAAAATGCTAGGCTAGCAAGCCATCTAGTGACCATTCTAAGGCATTAATTTTACTGAAAGCTTAATTCCCAAAGGACAAGTTACAGAATATTCCccaatatttattatttctcaaTGCATTCAtataaaaaatagcaaaaatagtaaaaaaataaactagatGCGTGACGGAAATGTGCCTGCTCACAACGAAGTGATGGATTCTTTGCTGATACTGATtgcctctggagatcatccagtccagcctcctgctcaaAATTGGTCCCACTACAGCAGGCTGCTCAGGACATTGGCCAACCAAGCATTTAATGCGGAC encodes:
- the PAPSS1 gene encoding bifunctional 3'-phosphoadenosine 5'-phosphosulfate synthase 1 gives rise to the protein MELPESQCKKVKLSNRVPSWGMQRATNVTYQAHHVSRNKRGQVVGTRSGFRGCTVWLTGLSGAGKTTVSMALEEYLVCHGIPCYTLDGDNIRQGLNKNLGFTPEDREENVRRIAEVAKLFADAGLVCITSFISPYAQDRNNARRIHEGTSLPFFEVFVDAPLHVCEQRDVKGLYKKARAGEIKGFTGIDSEYEKPEAPELVLKTDSCDVNDCIQQVVELLQERDIVPVDASYEVKELYVPENKLQLAKTDAESLLTLEINKVDMQWVQVLAEGWATPLNGFMREREYLQCLHFDCLLDGGVINLSVPIVLTATQEDKERLDGCTAIALVYEGHRVAILRNPEFYEHRKEERCARQWGTTCKEHPYIKMVMEQGNWLVGGDLQVLDRIYWNDGLDQYRLTPAELRQKFKEMNADAVFAFQLRNPVHNGHALLMQDTHKQLLERGYRRPVLLLHPLGGWTKEDDVPLMWRMKQHAAVLEEGILNPETTVVAIFPSPMMYAGPTEVQWHCRSRMVAGANFYIVGRDPAGMPHPDTGKDLYEPTHGAKVLTMAPGLRALEIVPFRVAAYNKKKKCMDYYDSDHHEDFDFISGTRMRKLAREGQNPPEGFMAPKAWTVLTEYYKSLEKA